One part of the Onychomys torridus chromosome 13, mOncTor1.1, whole genome shotgun sequence genome encodes these proteins:
- the LOC118595037 gene encoding interferon-inducible GTPase 1-like, which yields MGQLFSSSTEECHNDLASSFTEYCKKFKTGNQIIPQETIASVELSLKEGNIQGANSSITDAVKTIDSTPLNVAVTGESGTGKSTLINDLRGVGDEEEDAAEVGVVGTTLNRHPYKHPNIPNVVFWDLPGIGTTNLPLKDYLEKMKFHEYDFFIIVSATRFKKNDIDLAKAISMMKKDFYFVRTKVDSDLIIEKSCRPHTFNRENVLEQIRSNCVKIFQENNIDEPPIFLTSNRNLSDYDFPILMDKVMSILPVYKRHIFMLTLPNITGAVIEKKRQSLKQKIWLEAFATGLLNTIPSLTLFMGSDVENLGKSLSFYRTVFGVDDASLQSLAKDWQMPVDLLKAKMKSPSVFETTKKETIQERLSRYYEEFCLANRHLFNKNVYVKELFYLKLCFVDMVTDDANALLREICSRNNLISD from the coding sequence ATGGGTCAGCTGTTCTCTTCATCTACGGAAGAATGCCACAACGATTTAGCCTCCAGCTTCACTGAATACTGTAAGAAGTTTAAAACAGGAAACCAAATCATTCCTCAGGAAACCATAGCTTCAGTTGAGTTAAGCCTGAAAGAAGGAAACATTCAGGGAGCAAACTCTTCAATCACTGATGCAGTAAAAACAATTGACAGTACCCCACTCAATGTTGCTGTGACAGGGGAGTCTGGAACAGGGAAATCTACCCTCATCAATGACctgagaggggtgggggatgaaGAGGAAGATGCAGCTGAAGTTGGGGTGGTGGGAACTACCTTGAACAGACATCCATACAAACACCCCAATATTCCCAATGTGGTTTTTTGGGACCTGCCTGGGATTGGAACCACAAATTTACCACTAAAAGATTATCTGGAGAAAATGAAATTCCATGAGTATGACTTCTTCATTATTGTTTCTGCCACACGCTTTAAGAAAAATGATATAGACCTCGCCAAAGCAATCAGCATGATGAAGAAGGATTTCTACTTCGTGAGAACCAAGGTGGACTCTGATTTAATCATTGAAAAGAGCTGCAGACCACACACCTTTAACAGAGAAAATGTCCTGGAGCAGATCCGCAGCAACTGTGTGAAAATCTTTCAGGAGAATAACATTGATGAACCACCAATCTTCTTGACCTCTAACAGAAATTTGTCTGATTATGATTTCCCAATCCTGATGGACAAGGTTATGAGTATTCTCCCTGTATACAAACGACACATTTTTATGCTTACCTTGCCTAATATTACAGGTGCAGTCATTGAAAAGAAGCGACAATCCCTGAAGCAGAAGATTTGGCTAGAAGCCTTTGCAACTGGCCTCCTGAATACCATCCCTTCACTGACCCTCTTTATGGGCAGTGATGTAGAGAATCTTGGGAAAAGCCTAAGCTTCTATCGAACTGTGTTTGGAGTGGATGATGCATCCTTGCAGAGTTTGGCTAAGGACTGGCAAATGCCGGTGGATCTGCTCAAGGCAAAGATGAAATCTCCTAGTGTGTTCGAgactacaaagaaagaaacaatacaaGAAAGGCTTTCAAGATATTATGAGGAGTTCTGTTTGGCTAACAGACATTTGTTTAATAAGAATGTTTATgttaaagaattattttacttGAAATTATGTTTTGTTGACATGGTGACAGATGATGCTAATGCTCTTCTCAGAGAGATATGTTCAAGAAACAACTTGATTTCTGATTAG